A single genomic interval of Cucumis sativus cultivar 9930 chromosome 7, Cucumber_9930_V3, whole genome shotgun sequence harbors:
- the LOC101207233 gene encoding bystin: MAPNKRTRDRLRNPQPFITTDEDTVPNKQHSKARKRNHQEEETLLSSGMSSKIFREARIQQRENEFEARNQQHPNPFFDLPDEELPKDEEDIDDFTGFSETQTEIGTYKEEDIAEEDERLVEAFLSKDGGPQHTLADLIVRKIKENDAIVSSDAKPLPKLDTSVIDLYKGVGKSLNKYTAGKVPKAFKRIPSMPLWEEVLYLTEPENWSPNAMFQATRIFASNLGVKKVEKFYKLVLLPAVRRDIQKNKRLHFALYQALKKALYKPTAFFKGILLPLCESGTCSLREAVIIGSIIEKVTIPVLHSSVALFKLAEMGYCGTTSYFIKLILEKKYALPYRVVDAVVAHFMRFLEETRVMPVIWHQSLLAFLQRYKNELRNEDKANIRILLESHRHKDVTPEILRELNNSRSRGEKDTTITPAPLTKPVEEDRFNIPYVPMEEDY; encoded by the exons ATGGCGCCGAACAAGAGGACTAGGGATAGACTGCGAAACCCCCAGCCTTTTATCACCACAGATGAAGATACGGTGCCCAATAAGCAACATTCCAAAGCAAGAAAGCGCAATCATCAGGAGGAAGAGACGCTTTTGTCATCCGGGATGAGCTCCAAGATATTTAGAGAAGCTCGTATTCAGCAGAGAGAGAATGAGTTTGAAGCTAGAAACCAACAGCATCCCAACCCTTTCTTTGACCTTCCGGATGAAGAACTCCCCAAGGACGAAGAGGATATTGATGACTTTACTGGATTCTCTGAAACTCAAACTGAAATTGGTACTTATAAGGAG gAGGATATTGCTGAGGAAGATGAGCGACTAGTGGAAGCTTTTCTGTCAAAGGATGGTGGTCCACAACATACTCTTGCTGACCTTATTGTTaggaaaatcaaagaaaatgatgCTATAGTCTCTTCAG ATGCAAAGCCTTTGCCGAAATTAGACACCTCAGTCATAGACTTATACAAGGG AGTGGGAAAATCTCTCAACAAGTATACGGCTGGAAAAGTACCCAAAGCTTTCAAGCGCATCCCTTCCATGCCACTCTGGGAGgaagttttatatttaaccGAGCCTGAAAATTGGTCACCAAATGCTATGTTTCAAGCCACAAGAATTTTTGCATCCAATTTGGGAGTGAAAAAGGTGGAGAAATTCTATAAGCTGGTTTTGCTTCCAGCAGTAAGGAGAGACATTCAGAAGAATAAGCGGTTACACTTTGCCTTGTATCAAGCATTGAAAAAGGCCCTGTATAAACCCACTGCTTTCTTCAAAGGAATTTTGCTTCCTCTCTGCGAG TCTGGCACTTGCAGTCTGAGGGAGGCTGTGATCATTGGGAGCATTATTGAAAAGGTTACGATTCCTGTGCTTCATTCAAG TGTTGCATTATTCAAGCTTGCAGAAATGGGATATTGTGGCACAACAAG TTATTTTATTAAGCTTATATTGGAGAAGAAATATGCATTGCCATACCGTGTAGTGGATGCAGTGGTTGCACATTTTATGAGGTTCCTTGAAGAAACACGTGTAATGCCTGTAATATGGCACCAGTCACTACTTGCCTTTCTGCAGAG ATATAAAAATGAACTACGGAACGAAGATAAAGCAAACATTAGAATTCTTCTGGAAAGTCACAGACACAAAGAT GTTACTCCAGAAATTTTGAGGGAACTAAATAATAGCCGCAGTCGAGGAGAGAAGGATACTACAATAA CTCCAGCTCCTCTAACTAAACCTGTTGAAGAAGACAGGTTCAATATTCCTTACGTTCCAATGGAAGAGGATTATTAG
- the LOC105436262 gene encoding protein ALP1-like, whose protein sequence is MEHERAKWPQTSLVYVIPKAIFVFVLAGWEGSAADSRILQDAISRPNGLRVPKDYYYLVDDGYLNAEGFLAPYRGQCYHLQDWHGAENAPSILKEFFNMKHSSARNVIERAFGVLKSRWAILQGKSYYPVKAQCWTILACCLLHNLINREMTNIDIPDDVDEGDSTHATTAGDDIHYIETSNEWSQ, encoded by the exons ATGGAACACGAAAGGGCGAAGTGGCCACAAACGTCCTTGGTGTATGTGATACCAAAGgcaatttttgtatttgtattagCTGGTTGGGAAGGATCAGCTGCAGACTCACGCATCCTTCAAGATGCCATTTCAAGACCGAACGGACTGAGGGTGCCAAAGG ACTATTACTACCTAGTCGATGACGGGTACCTAAATGCTGAAGGTTTTCTGGCACCGTATAGAGGGCAATGCTACCATTTGCAGGATTGGCATGGCGCTGAGAATGCACCATCAATATTGAAAGAGTTCTTCAATATGAAACATTCTTCTGCTCGAAATGTGATTGAAAGAGCATTCGGTGTCTTGAAGAGTCGATGGGCAATACTGCAAGGAAAGTCGTACTACCCTGTAAAAGCCCAATGTTGGACAATACTCGCATGTTGTCTTCTGCACAACCTCATCAATAGAGAAATGACGAACATCGATATACCCGACGACGTAGATGAGGGTGATTCAACCCACGCGACTACTGCCGGAGATGACATACATTACATAGAGACCTCCAACGAGTGGAGTCAGTAG
- the LOC101206756 gene encoding uncharacterized protein LOC101206756 isoform X1, with protein MYFGIVGRWSLQILNIFFFLKFLCSSSLTILFHLHLEPRPDLRPDSLIPIAICISRTCSTWGTLLYRYEARFGGNVMMGLFGNNNEQLPERRGIVSGFFKSLGKTEYGSRAVRRGRRLGRSTRKRFSCLFFTLATSFLLYLAVFGLKVNFYDIIGDSTSVSEVEEHLVSRDQRPPTSKHRRKQHFPCDVEFAESVAYLVEPEGFMNVTQFSLEFIEREEKELEADLHMPRFGGHQTLEEREISFYATNQKLHCGFIKGPPGYPSTGFDLDEKDDAYMKTCKVAVSSCIFGSSDFLRRPTSKQISEYSKKNVCFVMFVDKQTLSKLSAEGNIPDDKGCIGLWKIVVVSNLPYEDMRRTGKVPKFLSHRLFPSARYSIWLDSKMRLQVDPMLIIEYFLWRKKSEYAISNHYDRHCVWEEVQQNKRLNKYNHTAIDEQFAFYQSDGLVKFDPSDINSGLPSSDVPEGSFIVRAHTPMSNLFSCLWFNEVNRFTSRDQLSFAYTYLKLRRTNQGIPFNLNMFKVIRLSLKYFLDVRLFLITPLAHSFKSCNITLDHSSLNFFFY; from the exons atgtattttggCATTGTCGGTCGTTGGTCTCTTCAAAttctcaacatttttttcttcctcaaatTCCTCTGTTCTTCCTCTCTTACGATTTTGTTTCATCTTCACCTGGAACCCCGGCCGGATCTCCGACCAG ATAGTCTCATTCCAATTGCCATTTGCATTTCAAGAACGTGTTCCACATGGGGAACTTTGCTTTACCG ATATGAAGCGAGATTTGGAGGCAATGTTATGATGGGTCTGTTTGGGAACAATAATGAGCAGTTACCCGAAAGAAGAGGCATTGTTTCTGGATTTTTTAAATCCTTAGGCAAAACGGAATATGGAAGTAGGGCTGTTCGTCGAGGAAGAAGACTTGGCCGAAGTACCAGAAAAAGATTctcatgtttgttttttacGCTTGCAACGTCcttcttattgtatttggCGGTCTTTGGCTTGAAAGTGAACTTTTATG aTATAATTGGAGATAGCACGTCAGTGTCAGAAGTAGAAGAACATCTGGTATCTAGAGACCAGAGACCTCCAACTAGCAAGCATCGTCGGAAGCAAC ATTTCCCTTGTGATGTTGAGTTTGCGGAGTCAGTTGCTTACCTTGTGGAGCCTGAAGGTTTCATGAATGTTACTCAGTTCTCCTTAGAGTTCATAGAGCGCGaggaaaaagaattagaagcTGATTTACATATGCCTAGATTTGGAGGACATCAAACCCTTGAGGAAAGGGAGATATCCTTTTATGCAACAAATCAAAAACTTCATTGTGGTTTTATTAAAGGACCACCAGGATACCCAAGTACAGGGTTTGATTTGGATGAAAAGGACGATGCATACATGAAAACATGCAAGGTTGCAGTTTCCTCATGCATTTTTGGGAGCTCTGATTTTTTGAGGCGGCCTACTAGTAAGCAG ATCAGCGAGTATTCCAAGAAGAATGTATGTTTTGTCATGTTTGTGGACAAGCAAACACTATCGAAATTATCAGCTGAGGGAAATATTCCTGATGATAAGGGATGCATTGGACTATGGAAGATAGTTGTTGTGAGCAATTTACCTTATGAAGATATGCGCAGAACCGGAAAGGTGCCTAAATTTTTGTCACATCGCCTCTTCCCTTCTGCTAG GTATTCAATATGGCTAGACAGCAAAATGCGTCTTCAGGTAGATCCAATGctaattattgaatattttctGTGGCGAAAGAAGTCGGAGTATGCCATTTCAAACCACTACGATCGCCATTGTGTTTGGGAGGAAGTACAGCAAAATAAACGTCTGAATAAGTACAATCACACTGCCATTGACGAACAGTTTGCTTTTTATCAGTCTGATGGCCTGGTGAAGTTTGACCCTTCCGATATCAATAGTGGTCTTCCTAGTT CAGATGTTCCAGAAGGTTCCTTCATCGTCCGGGCACATACACCAATGTCAAATTTATTTTCGTGTCTTTGGTTCAATGAGGTTAACCGCTTTACCTCACGTGATCAATTGAGCTTTGCGTACACTTACTTGAAACTCAGGAGAACAAACCAAGGCATACCATTCAACTTAAACATGTTCAAGGTAATTCgcctttctttaaaatattttctagaTGTTAGGCTTTTTTTAATAACCCCATTGGCCCATTCTTTCAAAAGTTGCAATATTACTCTTGACCAttcaagtttgaatttttttttttattga
- the LOC101206756 gene encoding uncharacterized protein LOC101206756 isoform X3 has protein sequence MYFGIVGRWSLQILNIFFFLKFLCSSSLTILFHLHLEPRPDLRPDSLIPIAICISRTCSTWGTLLYRYEARFGGNVMMGLFGNNNEQLPERRGIVSGFFKSLGKTEYGSRAVRRGRRLGRSTRKRFSCLFFTLATSFLLYLAVFGLKVNFYDIIGDSTSVSEVEEHLVSRDQRPPTSKHRRKQHFPCDVEFAESVAYLVEPEGFMNVTQFSLEFIEREEKELEADLHMPRFGGHQTLEEREISFYATNQKLHCGFIKGPPGYPSTGFDLDEKDDAYMKTCKVAVSSCIFGSSDFLRRPTSKQISEYSKKNVCFVMFVDKQTLSKLSAEGNIPDDKGCIGLWKIVVVSNLPYEDMRRTGKVPKFLSHRLFPSARYSIWLDSKMRLQVDPMLIIEYFLWRKKSEYAISNHYDRHCVWEEVQQNKRLNKYNHTAIDEQFAFYQSDGLVKFDPSDINSGLPSSDVPEGSFIVRAHTPMSNLFSCLWFNEVNRFTSRDQLSFAYTYLKLRRTNQGIPFNLNMFKDCERRSLAKLFRHRVLSPTNIDP, from the exons atgtattttggCATTGTCGGTCGTTGGTCTCTTCAAAttctcaacatttttttcttcctcaaatTCCTCTGTTCTTCCTCTCTTACGATTTTGTTTCATCTTCACCTGGAACCCCGGCCGGATCTCCGACCAG ATAGTCTCATTCCAATTGCCATTTGCATTTCAAGAACGTGTTCCACATGGGGAACTTTGCTTTACCG ATATGAAGCGAGATTTGGAGGCAATGTTATGATGGGTCTGTTTGGGAACAATAATGAGCAGTTACCCGAAAGAAGAGGCATTGTTTCTGGATTTTTTAAATCCTTAGGCAAAACGGAATATGGAAGTAGGGCTGTTCGTCGAGGAAGAAGACTTGGCCGAAGTACCAGAAAAAGATTctcatgtttgttttttacGCTTGCAACGTCcttcttattgtatttggCGGTCTTTGGCTTGAAAGTGAACTTTTATG aTATAATTGGAGATAGCACGTCAGTGTCAGAAGTAGAAGAACATCTGGTATCTAGAGACCAGAGACCTCCAACTAGCAAGCATCGTCGGAAGCAAC ATTTCCCTTGTGATGTTGAGTTTGCGGAGTCAGTTGCTTACCTTGTGGAGCCTGAAGGTTTCATGAATGTTACTCAGTTCTCCTTAGAGTTCATAGAGCGCGaggaaaaagaattagaagcTGATTTACATATGCCTAGATTTGGAGGACATCAAACCCTTGAGGAAAGGGAGATATCCTTTTATGCAACAAATCAAAAACTTCATTGTGGTTTTATTAAAGGACCACCAGGATACCCAAGTACAGGGTTTGATTTGGATGAAAAGGACGATGCATACATGAAAACATGCAAGGTTGCAGTTTCCTCATGCATTTTTGGGAGCTCTGATTTTTTGAGGCGGCCTACTAGTAAGCAG ATCAGCGAGTATTCCAAGAAGAATGTATGTTTTGTCATGTTTGTGGACAAGCAAACACTATCGAAATTATCAGCTGAGGGAAATATTCCTGATGATAAGGGATGCATTGGACTATGGAAGATAGTTGTTGTGAGCAATTTACCTTATGAAGATATGCGCAGAACCGGAAAGGTGCCTAAATTTTTGTCACATCGCCTCTTCCCTTCTGCTAG GTATTCAATATGGCTAGACAGCAAAATGCGTCTTCAGGTAGATCCAATGctaattattgaatattttctGTGGCGAAAGAAGTCGGAGTATGCCATTTCAAACCACTACGATCGCCATTGTGTTTGGGAGGAAGTACAGCAAAATAAACGTCTGAATAAGTACAATCACACTGCCATTGACGAACAGTTTGCTTTTTATCAGTCTGATGGCCTGGTGAAGTTTGACCCTTCCGATATCAATAGTGGTCTTCCTAGTT CAGATGTTCCAGAAGGTTCCTTCATCGTCCGGGCACATACACCAATGTCAAATTTATTTTCGTGTCTTTGGTTCAATGAGGTTAACCGCTTTACCTCACGTGATCAATTGAGCTTTGCGTACACTTACTTGAAACTCAGGAGAACAAACCAAGGCATACCATTCAACTTAAACATGTTCAAG GACTGTGAACGGCGATCACTAGCGAAACTATTTCGACATAGAGTATTGTCACCTACAAACATTGATCCTTGA
- the LOC101206756 gene encoding uncharacterized protein LOC101206756 isoform X5, with product MYFGIVGRWSLQILNIFFFLKFLCSSSLTILFHLHLEPRPDLRPDSLIPIAICISRTCSTWGTLLYRYEARFGGNVMMGLFGNNNEQLPERRGIVSGFFKSLGKTEYGSRAVRRGRRLGRSTRKRFSCLFFTLATSFLLYLAVFGLKVNFYDIIGDSTSVSEVEEHLVSRDQRPPTSKHRRKQHFPCDVEFAESVAYLVEPEGFMNVTQFSLEFIEREEKELEADLHMPRFGGHQTLEEREISFYATNQKLHCGFIKGPPGYPSTGFDLDEKDDAYMKTCKVAVSSCIFGSSDFLRRPTSKQISEYSKKNVCFVMFVDKQTLSKLSAEGNIPDDKGCIGLWKIVVVSNLPYEDMRRTGKVPKFLSHRLFPSARYSIWLDSKMRLQVDPMLIIEYFLWRKKSEYAISNHYDRHCVWEEVQQNKRLNKYNHTAIDEQFAFYQSDGLVKFDPSDINSGLPSSDVPEGSFIVRAHTPMSNLFSCLWFNEVNRFTSRDQLSFAYTYLKLRRTNQGIPFNLNMFK from the exons atgtattttggCATTGTCGGTCGTTGGTCTCTTCAAAttctcaacatttttttcttcctcaaatTCCTCTGTTCTTCCTCTCTTACGATTTTGTTTCATCTTCACCTGGAACCCCGGCCGGATCTCCGACCAG ATAGTCTCATTCCAATTGCCATTTGCATTTCAAGAACGTGTTCCACATGGGGAACTTTGCTTTACCG ATATGAAGCGAGATTTGGAGGCAATGTTATGATGGGTCTGTTTGGGAACAATAATGAGCAGTTACCCGAAAGAAGAGGCATTGTTTCTGGATTTTTTAAATCCTTAGGCAAAACGGAATATGGAAGTAGGGCTGTTCGTCGAGGAAGAAGACTTGGCCGAAGTACCAGAAAAAGATTctcatgtttgttttttacGCTTGCAACGTCcttcttattgtatttggCGGTCTTTGGCTTGAAAGTGAACTTTTATG aTATAATTGGAGATAGCACGTCAGTGTCAGAAGTAGAAGAACATCTGGTATCTAGAGACCAGAGACCTCCAACTAGCAAGCATCGTCGGAAGCAAC ATTTCCCTTGTGATGTTGAGTTTGCGGAGTCAGTTGCTTACCTTGTGGAGCCTGAAGGTTTCATGAATGTTACTCAGTTCTCCTTAGAGTTCATAGAGCGCGaggaaaaagaattagaagcTGATTTACATATGCCTAGATTTGGAGGACATCAAACCCTTGAGGAAAGGGAGATATCCTTTTATGCAACAAATCAAAAACTTCATTGTGGTTTTATTAAAGGACCACCAGGATACCCAAGTACAGGGTTTGATTTGGATGAAAAGGACGATGCATACATGAAAACATGCAAGGTTGCAGTTTCCTCATGCATTTTTGGGAGCTCTGATTTTTTGAGGCGGCCTACTAGTAAGCAG ATCAGCGAGTATTCCAAGAAGAATGTATGTTTTGTCATGTTTGTGGACAAGCAAACACTATCGAAATTATCAGCTGAGGGAAATATTCCTGATGATAAGGGATGCATTGGACTATGGAAGATAGTTGTTGTGAGCAATTTACCTTATGAAGATATGCGCAGAACCGGAAAGGTGCCTAAATTTTTGTCACATCGCCTCTTCCCTTCTGCTAG GTATTCAATATGGCTAGACAGCAAAATGCGTCTTCAGGTAGATCCAATGctaattattgaatattttctGTGGCGAAAGAAGTCGGAGTATGCCATTTCAAACCACTACGATCGCCATTGTGTTTGGGAGGAAGTACAGCAAAATAAACGTCTGAATAAGTACAATCACACTGCCATTGACGAACAGTTTGCTTTTTATCAGTCTGATGGCCTGGTGAAGTTTGACCCTTCCGATATCAATAGTGGTCTTCCTAGTT CAGATGTTCCAGAAGGTTCCTTCATCGTCCGGGCACATACACCAATGTCAAATTTATTTTCGTGTCTTTGGTTCAATGAGGTTAACCGCTTTACCTCACGTGATCAATTGAGCTTTGCGTACACTTACTTGAAACTCAGGAGAACAAACCAAGGCATACCATTCAACTTAAACATGTTCAAG TGA
- the LOC101206756 gene encoding uncharacterized protein LOC101206756 isoform X4 yields MYFGIVGRWSLQILNIFFFLKFLCSSSLTILFHLHLEPRPDLRPDSLIPIAICISRTCSTWGTLLYRYEARFGGNVMMGLFGNNNEQLPERRGIVSGFFKSLGKTEYGSRAVRRGRRLGRSTRKRFSCLFFTLATSFLLYLAVFGLKVNFYDIIGDSTSVSEVEEHLVSRDQRPPTSKHRRKQHFPCDVEFAESVAYLVEPEGFMNVTQFSLEFIEREEKELEADLHMPRFGGHQTLEEREISFYATNQKLHCGFIKGPPGYPSTGFDLDEKDDAYMKTCKVAVSSCIFGSSDFLRRPTSKQISEYSKKNVCFVMFVDKQTLSKLSAEGNIPDDKGCIGLWKIVVVSNLPYEDMRRTGKVPKFLSHRLFPSARYSIWLDSKMRLQVDPMLIIEYFLWRKKSEYAISNHYDRHCVWEEVQQNKRLNKYNHTAIDEQFAFYQSDGLVKFDPSDINSGLPSYVPEGSFIVRAHTPMSNLFSCLWFNEVNRFTSRDQLSFAYTYLKLRRTNQGIPFNLNMFKDCERRSLAKLFRHRVLSPTNIDP; encoded by the exons atgtattttggCATTGTCGGTCGTTGGTCTCTTCAAAttctcaacatttttttcttcctcaaatTCCTCTGTTCTTCCTCTCTTACGATTTTGTTTCATCTTCACCTGGAACCCCGGCCGGATCTCCGACCAG ATAGTCTCATTCCAATTGCCATTTGCATTTCAAGAACGTGTTCCACATGGGGAACTTTGCTTTACCG ATATGAAGCGAGATTTGGAGGCAATGTTATGATGGGTCTGTTTGGGAACAATAATGAGCAGTTACCCGAAAGAAGAGGCATTGTTTCTGGATTTTTTAAATCCTTAGGCAAAACGGAATATGGAAGTAGGGCTGTTCGTCGAGGAAGAAGACTTGGCCGAAGTACCAGAAAAAGATTctcatgtttgttttttacGCTTGCAACGTCcttcttattgtatttggCGGTCTTTGGCTTGAAAGTGAACTTTTATG aTATAATTGGAGATAGCACGTCAGTGTCAGAAGTAGAAGAACATCTGGTATCTAGAGACCAGAGACCTCCAACTAGCAAGCATCGTCGGAAGCAAC ATTTCCCTTGTGATGTTGAGTTTGCGGAGTCAGTTGCTTACCTTGTGGAGCCTGAAGGTTTCATGAATGTTACTCAGTTCTCCTTAGAGTTCATAGAGCGCGaggaaaaagaattagaagcTGATTTACATATGCCTAGATTTGGAGGACATCAAACCCTTGAGGAAAGGGAGATATCCTTTTATGCAACAAATCAAAAACTTCATTGTGGTTTTATTAAAGGACCACCAGGATACCCAAGTACAGGGTTTGATTTGGATGAAAAGGACGATGCATACATGAAAACATGCAAGGTTGCAGTTTCCTCATGCATTTTTGGGAGCTCTGATTTTTTGAGGCGGCCTACTAGTAAGCAG ATCAGCGAGTATTCCAAGAAGAATGTATGTTTTGTCATGTTTGTGGACAAGCAAACACTATCGAAATTATCAGCTGAGGGAAATATTCCTGATGATAAGGGATGCATTGGACTATGGAAGATAGTTGTTGTGAGCAATTTACCTTATGAAGATATGCGCAGAACCGGAAAGGTGCCTAAATTTTTGTCACATCGCCTCTTCCCTTCTGCTAG GTATTCAATATGGCTAGACAGCAAAATGCGTCTTCAGGTAGATCCAATGctaattattgaatattttctGTGGCGAAAGAAGTCGGAGTATGCCATTTCAAACCACTACGATCGCCATTGTGTTTGGGAGGAAGTACAGCAAAATAAACGTCTGAATAAGTACAATCACACTGCCATTGACGAACAGTTTGCTTTTTATCAGTCTGATGGCCTGGTGAAGTTTGACCCTTCCGATATCAATAGTGGTCTTCCTAGTT ATGTTCCAGAAGGTTCCTTCATCGTCCGGGCACATACACCAATGTCAAATTTATTTTCGTGTCTTTGGTTCAATGAGGTTAACCGCTTTACCTCACGTGATCAATTGAGCTTTGCGTACACTTACTTGAAACTCAGGAGAACAAACCAAGGCATACCATTCAACTTAAACATGTTCAAG GACTGTGAACGGCGATCACTAGCGAAACTATTTCGACATAGAGTATTGTCACCTACAAACATTGATCCTTGA
- the LOC101206756 gene encoding uncharacterized protein LOC101206756 isoform X2, with translation MYFGIVGRWSLQILNIFFFLKFLCSSSLTILFHLHLEPRPDLRPDSLIPIAICISRTCSTWGTLLYRYEARFGGNVMMGLFGNNNEQLPERRGIVSGFFKSLGKTEYGSRAVRRGRRLGRSTRKRFSCLFFTLATSFLLYLAVFGLKVNFYDIIGDSTSVSEVEEHLVSRDQRPPTSKHRRKQHFPCDVEFAESVAYLVEPEGFMNVTQFSLEFIEREEKELEADLHMPRFGGHQTLEEREISFYATNQKLHCGFIKGPPGYPSTGFDLDEKDDAYMKTCKVAVSSCIFGSSDFLRRPTSKQISEYSKKNVCFVMFVDKQTLSKLSAEGNIPDDKGCIGLWKIVVVSNLPYEDMRRTGKVPKFLSHRLFPSARYSIWLDSKMRLQVDPMLIIEYFLWRKKSEYAISNHYDRHCVWEEVQQNKRLNKYNHTAIDEQFAFYQSDGLVKFDPSDINSGLPSYVPEGSFIVRAHTPMSNLFSCLWFNEVNRFTSRDQLSFAYTYLKLRRTNQGIPFNLNMFKVIRLSLKYFLDVRLFLITPLAHSFKSCNITLDHSSLNFFFY, from the exons atgtattttggCATTGTCGGTCGTTGGTCTCTTCAAAttctcaacatttttttcttcctcaaatTCCTCTGTTCTTCCTCTCTTACGATTTTGTTTCATCTTCACCTGGAACCCCGGCCGGATCTCCGACCAG ATAGTCTCATTCCAATTGCCATTTGCATTTCAAGAACGTGTTCCACATGGGGAACTTTGCTTTACCG ATATGAAGCGAGATTTGGAGGCAATGTTATGATGGGTCTGTTTGGGAACAATAATGAGCAGTTACCCGAAAGAAGAGGCATTGTTTCTGGATTTTTTAAATCCTTAGGCAAAACGGAATATGGAAGTAGGGCTGTTCGTCGAGGAAGAAGACTTGGCCGAAGTACCAGAAAAAGATTctcatgtttgttttttacGCTTGCAACGTCcttcttattgtatttggCGGTCTTTGGCTTGAAAGTGAACTTTTATG aTATAATTGGAGATAGCACGTCAGTGTCAGAAGTAGAAGAACATCTGGTATCTAGAGACCAGAGACCTCCAACTAGCAAGCATCGTCGGAAGCAAC ATTTCCCTTGTGATGTTGAGTTTGCGGAGTCAGTTGCTTACCTTGTGGAGCCTGAAGGTTTCATGAATGTTACTCAGTTCTCCTTAGAGTTCATAGAGCGCGaggaaaaagaattagaagcTGATTTACATATGCCTAGATTTGGAGGACATCAAACCCTTGAGGAAAGGGAGATATCCTTTTATGCAACAAATCAAAAACTTCATTGTGGTTTTATTAAAGGACCACCAGGATACCCAAGTACAGGGTTTGATTTGGATGAAAAGGACGATGCATACATGAAAACATGCAAGGTTGCAGTTTCCTCATGCATTTTTGGGAGCTCTGATTTTTTGAGGCGGCCTACTAGTAAGCAG ATCAGCGAGTATTCCAAGAAGAATGTATGTTTTGTCATGTTTGTGGACAAGCAAACACTATCGAAATTATCAGCTGAGGGAAATATTCCTGATGATAAGGGATGCATTGGACTATGGAAGATAGTTGTTGTGAGCAATTTACCTTATGAAGATATGCGCAGAACCGGAAAGGTGCCTAAATTTTTGTCACATCGCCTCTTCCCTTCTGCTAG GTATTCAATATGGCTAGACAGCAAAATGCGTCTTCAGGTAGATCCAATGctaattattgaatattttctGTGGCGAAAGAAGTCGGAGTATGCCATTTCAAACCACTACGATCGCCATTGTGTTTGGGAGGAAGTACAGCAAAATAAACGTCTGAATAAGTACAATCACACTGCCATTGACGAACAGTTTGCTTTTTATCAGTCTGATGGCCTGGTGAAGTTTGACCCTTCCGATATCAATAGTGGTCTTCCTAGTT ATGTTCCAGAAGGTTCCTTCATCGTCCGGGCACATACACCAATGTCAAATTTATTTTCGTGTCTTTGGTTCAATGAGGTTAACCGCTTTACCTCACGTGATCAATTGAGCTTTGCGTACACTTACTTGAAACTCAGGAGAACAAACCAAGGCATACCATTCAACTTAAACATGTTCAAGGTAATTCgcctttctttaaaatattttctagaTGTTAGGCTTTTTTTAATAACCCCATTGGCCCATTCTTTCAAAAGTTGCAATATTACTCTTGACCAttcaagtttgaatttttttttttattga